One stretch of Oceanipulchritudo coccoides DNA includes these proteins:
- a CDS encoding putative 4-mercaptohistidine N1-methyltransferase, translating into MDSSSYETDELLHQYLLFHYGESNDQLPLAFGPTDALAFPVRCVQEGLDQARLVKRVRALDIGCAVGRASFELARFFDEVIGIDYSEAFASAARNIYENGHLPFLLKETGTITHRLVATRPEGVSGKLHFEQGDAQDLRADLGSFDCVLAANLLCRLARPQDFLARLPHLLNPGGQLIITTPNTWLETFTAREFWIGATPETGEPLEALKPLLGDAFEFDATWDMPFLIREHRRKYQWSVAQASRWIRKS; encoded by the coding sequence ATGGATTCCTCGAGTTATGAAACCGATGAGCTTCTGCATCAATACCTGCTCTTCCATTATGGTGAGTCGAACGATCAACTTCCCTTGGCATTTGGACCAACGGACGCCTTGGCTTTTCCTGTCCGATGCGTTCAGGAGGGTCTTGATCAGGCGAGATTGGTAAAGAGGGTCCGTGCCTTGGATATTGGTTGCGCGGTGGGACGGGCTTCTTTTGAGCTGGCCCGCTTCTTCGACGAAGTGATCGGGATCGACTACTCCGAGGCCTTTGCGAGCGCTGCGAGGAATATTTACGAAAATGGTCATTTGCCATTTCTCCTGAAGGAAACCGGGACCATAACCCATCGCCTGGTGGCTACGCGGCCGGAAGGCGTAAGTGGCAAACTTCACTTTGAGCAGGGCGATGCGCAGGATCTGCGTGCGGACCTCGGTTCCTTCGACTGCGTTCTTGCCGCCAACTTGTTATGCCGGTTGGCCCGACCGCAGGACTTTCTTGCCCGTCTGCCGCACCTGCTAAATCCCGGGGGACAATTGATCATCACAACTCCGAATACATGGCTCGAGACATTTACCGCACGAGAGTTCTGGATTGGTGCCACACCGGAAACAGGCGAACCGCTTGAAGCACTCAAGCCGCTCCTGGGCGATGCCTTTGAATTTGATGCCACATGGGATATGCCGTTCCTGATTCGCGAACATCGGCGGAAATACCAATGGTCCGTCGCCCAGGCCTCCCGGTGGATCCGGAAAAGCTAG
- a CDS encoding FecCD family ABC transporter permease → MPLSEAGGMEKGRNPQNSRARKGWMIPLLSGCLLILGLISLMLGPLVTEPGAVLAVLGNRLSFGHWPEVVDSRVAAAVWEIRLPRVLVAMGVGAALATAGACLQGLFRNPLADPGLIGVSSGGAIGSILAISSLGWLPGMTGWLAALQVPLWAMLGAMLTTFIVYRIARIAGKTHISTLLLAGIAVNALAGAIVGAVLYLSDNDALRRFTFWTLGSLHTTTWKSVAMMAPFIVVPILILPRYRNALNAFLLGEAEAYHLGFNTQWVKRIVVGLCAIMVGVTVAFCGLIGFVGLVVPHVVRMIWGPDFRRLIPASAFLGAFLVLAADLVARTVNAPAEIPIGVVTSLMGAPFFLYLINRRKRQLSV, encoded by the coding sequence ATGCCATTAAGCGAGGCTGGCGGGATGGAGAAAGGGAGAAATCCGCAGAACAGTCGAGCGCGGAAGGGATGGATGATCCCACTCCTTTCGGGCTGTCTTCTGATCCTCGGATTGATCTCCTTGATGCTGGGGCCACTGGTCACGGAGCCGGGTGCAGTTCTTGCGGTTTTGGGCAACCGGCTCAGCTTCGGGCATTGGCCTGAAGTGGTGGACTCCCGGGTAGCGGCGGCAGTCTGGGAGATTCGTCTGCCGCGTGTGCTGGTCGCGATGGGAGTCGGGGCGGCTCTGGCAACAGCGGGCGCCTGCCTGCAGGGATTGTTCCGGAATCCATTGGCTGATCCCGGCTTGATCGGTGTGTCAAGCGGTGGTGCGATTGGCTCGATCCTCGCTATCAGCAGCCTTGGCTGGCTACCGGGAATGACCGGTTGGCTGGCTGCCCTGCAAGTCCCGCTTTGGGCCATGCTCGGGGCCATGCTGACCACCTTCATTGTCTACCGCATCGCCCGGATTGCCGGGAAGACGCACATCTCGACGCTACTCCTGGCTGGGATTGCCGTAAACGCACTGGCCGGAGCAATTGTCGGGGCAGTCCTGTACTTATCGGATAATGACGCCTTGCGGCGCTTCACATTCTGGACCTTGGGAAGCCTGCATACAACCACCTGGAAAAGCGTCGCCATGATGGCTCCTTTCATCGTCGTTCCAATACTGATTCTTCCACGTTACCGAAACGCCTTGAATGCTTTTCTTCTTGGCGAAGCGGAAGCCTATCACCTCGGTTTCAATACCCAATGGGTCAAGCGGATAGTGGTGGGGCTTTGTGCCATAATGGTCGGAGTGACTGTTGCCTTCTGTGGCCTCATTGGCTTTGTCGGACTGGTTGTTCCACACGTTGTGAGAATGATCTGGGGCCCTGATTTTCGCCGACTCATTCCCGCTTCAGCCTTTCTTGGGGCTTTTCTTGTCCTGGCCGCCGACCTTGTGGCCCGGACGGTCAACGCGCCGGCCGAGATTCCCATCGGGGTCGTAACCTCCCTCATGGGCGCCCCTTTTTTCCTTTACCTGATCAACCGTCGCAAACGCCAACTGAGTGTATGA
- a CDS encoding isochorismate synthase — MVRRPGLPVDPEKLVARMEIIDIPLEGRADMDGLRAFLSACLDAANEDGHDKIASITLSVKHIDPLAVLDSIYEGDAHHFYMENPYREWAVAGAEAVVSASWNGPDRFQQARTFAAGLDEHVIAIGDLSLPFSGPLFFAGFSFYDSVDGREEAFPGGQVFVPQWQVARAGDHYVAVANALIRPGMDVEAVAQRIWSAHRKFSAYTYDQPPRPPVYHILEEREVGPEGTFLKNVALALEAIKKGSYNKIVLSRAVDLLFDNSCQPLKILNRLRRDYPRCSSFSLQSENGTSFIGATPERLVSVDNGRYTTEAIAGSAARDPSAGEDARLARDLLASEKDLREHGHVVESIRRRLESLGLEARIPDSPGLLVLPNVQHLRTPINGPLKEGVHILDLAEALHPTPAVGGTPREDALKDIFKWEPFPRGMFAGLTGWFDLRGNGEFAVGIRSALVRDSRARLFAGAGIVEGSIPEMELRETTLKMEALLRCIRGAAG; from the coding sequence ATGGTCCGTCGCCCAGGCCTCCCGGTGGATCCGGAAAAGCTAGTTGCCCGAATGGAAATCATCGACATACCGCTTGAGGGGCGGGCAGACATGGACGGCCTGCGGGCCTTTCTGTCGGCCTGCCTGGACGCGGCCAATGAGGATGGACACGACAAGATAGCCAGCATCACTCTGTCGGTTAAGCATATCGATCCCCTTGCCGTCCTGGATTCCATCTACGAGGGGGACGCTCACCATTTCTACATGGAAAACCCCTACCGCGAATGGGCTGTCGCCGGCGCGGAGGCCGTTGTCTCCGCTTCATGGAACGGACCGGATCGTTTCCAGCAGGCCCGCACATTTGCGGCCGGGCTTGATGAGCATGTCATTGCCATCGGGGATTTGTCGCTACCGTTTTCCGGCCCGCTTTTCTTCGCCGGTTTTTCCTTCTACGACTCAGTCGACGGCAGGGAAGAGGCATTCCCGGGCGGACAGGTTTTCGTCCCGCAATGGCAGGTGGCGAGGGCTGGTGATCATTATGTCGCTGTAGCGAATGCCTTGATACGGCCCGGAATGGATGTTGAGGCAGTGGCTCAACGCATCTGGTCGGCTCACCGGAAATTCAGTGCCTACACTTACGACCAGCCGCCACGGCCGCCTGTCTATCATATCCTCGAAGAGCGCGAGGTCGGCCCGGAAGGAACATTCCTCAAAAACGTTGCGCTGGCCCTTGAGGCGATCAAGAAGGGGTCTTACAACAAGATTGTCCTGTCGCGAGCCGTGGACCTGCTTTTTGATAATTCCTGTCAGCCACTGAAGATCCTCAACCGCCTCCGCCGCGACTATCCTCGATGTAGCAGTTTTTCATTACAAAGCGAGAACGGCACGAGCTTCATCGGAGCCACCCCCGAGCGTCTGGTTTCAGTGGACAACGGACGCTACACGACTGAGGCCATCGCGGGCTCGGCGGCCCGTGACCCTTCCGCAGGAGAAGATGCGCGCCTGGCCCGTGATCTTCTTGCCAGCGAAAAAGACCTTCGCGAGCACGGCCATGTTGTGGAGAGTATTCGGCGGCGTTTGGAATCCCTTGGCCTGGAGGCCCGCATCCCGGATTCCCCGGGTTTGCTGGTCCTGCCCAACGTCCAGCATTTGCGGACACCCATCAACGGCCCACTGAAGGAAGGTGTCCACATTCTGGATCTTGCTGAAGCGCTTCACCCGACGCCGGCTGTTGGAGGAACTCCCCGCGAGGATGCGCTCAAGGATATATTCAAATGGGAACCTTTTCCCCGGGGCATGTTTGCCGGTCTCACTGGCTGGTTTGACTTGCGCGGCAATGGCGAATTCGCAGTCGGGATCAGGAGTGCCCTTGTGCGGGATTCGCGGGCACGTCTCTTCGCGGGTGCGGGAATCGTGGAGGGGTCCATTCCGGAAATGGAATTGCGTGAAACCACCCTGAAGATGGAGGCCTTGCTCCGCTGTATTCGTGGTGCAGCTGGTTAG
- a CDS encoding heme ABC transporter ATP-binding protein, protein MLKGHQISKLIGSREILSGVNIELLPGRVTALLGPNGAGKTTLLRILSGEWDCTTGSVQLNGEPLHDIPVRRLGKLRAYLHQESSLDFAFKVIEVVMLGRSPHMHGGERPADYEAARRALVEVDLHDRENDLYTSLSGGEKQRVHLARVLAQMDEPTIEEPRYLFLDEPTNNLDLSHQRTIYRVVRAVASRNVAVCMVIHDLNQAFQVADTIHILNRGRMALSGEPEQIANSRECEAIFGVPLQRVQIPGSRYPYLVFNAGQDVNREA, encoded by the coding sequence ATGTTGAAGGGTCACCAGATCTCCAAGTTAATCGGATCGCGGGAAATTCTCTCCGGGGTGAATATCGAGCTGCTTCCCGGGAGGGTCACTGCCCTTCTAGGCCCGAATGGGGCCGGTAAGACAACTCTCCTCCGTATTCTCTCCGGCGAATGGGATTGCACGACCGGATCCGTCCAACTGAACGGGGAGCCACTACACGATATTCCGGTGAGAAGGCTTGGAAAACTTCGGGCATACCTGCATCAGGAGTCCTCGCTTGATTTTGCCTTCAAGGTCATTGAGGTAGTCATGCTCGGGAGGAGCCCGCACATGCATGGAGGTGAGCGCCCGGCCGACTACGAAGCCGCCCGACGGGCCCTTGTGGAAGTCGATCTTCATGACCGGGAAAACGACCTGTATACCTCACTCTCCGGAGGCGAGAAACAGCGAGTCCATTTGGCCAGGGTGCTTGCACAAATGGATGAACCGACCATTGAGGAGCCCCGCTATCTGTTTCTTGATGAACCGACCAACAATCTCGACCTGTCACACCAACGTACCATCTACCGGGTGGTCCGTGCAGTGGCCTCACGCAACGTGGCAGTCTGCATGGTGATCCATGACCTCAACCAGGCCTTCCAGGTAGCAGATACTATTCACATTCTCAACAGGGGCCGGATGGCTCTCAGCGGTGAGCCGGAGCAAATTGCCAACTCACGTGAATGTGAGGCGATCTTCGGCGTGCCCCTTCAGCGAGTACAAATCCCCGGAAGCCGCTACCCTTATCTCGTTTTCAACGCGGGTCAGGACGTCAACCGCGAGGCCTAA